CTATCACATTATCTATAAAAattgtattaatttttaaaaaataatgtaaatattgtttaatgcttattttacaataaaaaaaattatttaaatccataTAGGCTCCTGCCTAATCTCGCCTAGGTGCCTAGCTGCTAGGCCTCAATCCGCTGCCTGACTAGCGCCTAATGTTTTTTAGAATCTAATCCTAACCAATTTAAACTTCTTACATGACTTTGATATTACCGCTTACAACCGCTTTGGTGAAGAGATTGTTTTCTGTTATGAataatgactcaaaactttgCACTTTCTAATGTGAAAGCAACCGCTTCGATTGGACATTGCACTCTTTTGAATTTCGTCCCTTCCCTTGGCAAATCATGACTTCGCCACTGGTGACAATAACAATTCTTTTCAATTAATCAGTACAATAAATGTATTGTGTTATGTACATGTAAAGACCAAACCCTaatttagttttattcattattttaAAGACAAAAGGTCGAACCATGTAATTGTCACACTCATGTATAAGTTGTACAAAAGAGAGGGAGAAACTGGATTTGCATGGAGATTTGGGGACATACAAGTGTCAACATATGTTTGCGTTGAGTAAGATAAGTTCATTCACTTTCCGTTAAATTTTACTAGATCAACCGCGCAGACATACATGTATACCTTATCCAAACGTCATTGTTCCCAGCTACTGACAAAACCACCATCTTAAACCGAAGAGATAGTGCATGGATCTATCAGATTCTATCACGATcatgttaatttaattttaaaatagaCAAAACTACAGTTAATTAGCTATGCTAACAATGTTCACGAGGttgattttaaaatattaaaaaaaatatattaatttgaCTGTGAGTTAAAGTTAGCTTCATGCACGCTTAAGTCCAAAAATGGACACCCACCAACTAAaatatcctctctctctctctctctctctctctctctctctctctctctctctctcaacacgGTCTCTGTGCATTTCCAAGTCCAAAAAGGGACACCCAACAagggttgggttttttttgtttttcttcgggttggtttggtattgctgtgctttgaaaaaaaactgtttctgctgtgctgtgagaataagcagctgttaAATAAAatagcagagtgtttggtaaacttttttgtaaaaatgcttttggaaaaaaaaaaaacaatatgatagtgtttggtaaatttttatgtaaaacagttgTGACTGTGTGAAATTACCAAAATGGTATAATACTAGATATGCTATGACAAGCCATGACGTCGTTCGTTGGCAACCTTTTCACCTTCATCTTCCTCTCCCTCCTCATCTTCTCCTTCCGCATGGTCGTCGAAAATGGGACCCACCTCCTCACCTCCTTTGTTGACCGCGACCTTTTTCTCAAATCCTTCCTCTCCTGCCTCGACCTAGTTGGCGTCGGCAATACCAACCACCGCTCTCTCAGATGTCCAGCCAAGTCCCCTTCTCCGTTCTCTCTTCGCCACCGACACCGCCTATTCCTTCACCTCACCCACGTCGGAACCTTAGACGACGATTTCTTCTCCGGCAAGGACGACGACGCTCGCTCCCTCTTCGGCCCCAATCCtcattttctcctcctcctctcacTCCACctttaaattagggtttaatgGAACTTACAGGACTAGGGTTTCTGAAATTGTGCGCGTCAGCCTCACATTCAAGGCTGAGAAACACCATTTCTGATGACAGAGCTAGAGGCAGAGATGGCAACGGAGAAAGCAATGAAGGGGAAGAGAAAGGTGGCGATGAAGAAATGGATGATCGGGTCGTCGATTTGCAATTCTTAATCAACGGATTGGAGCTGGGTTGCCGGGACGTGGTGGCGTTGTTCTTCCTCCTGAAAGTGTGAGGAATTAGgagaaactttgaaaataagCCACTTTTTTAAGCCACTTTTTGCAGCTTCCactttttagctttttttcatctgaaactttgaaaaaaaagctggtttggggtgtttaccaaacaccaaaaactctcccagctttttttcatactagcttttttttttaaatcacctcaaccccaaaccATACATTCTTCTTATGCGAGAGTTAGGCTTATTTGGCTTAAGCTTATTTTTAGCTTCGTTCCCCAGAATTTGATTTCAATATCAATTTACTTCCTGTAATTCAAAAGCCGTCATTTTactctttgaaactcaaaatttgctCCACTTTGTCACCTGGAACTTGATTTTGATCCCATTTTACCccctaaaactcaaaagtcgtttctataaaactcaaaattcgctcCACATTGACTTAAATCTATTAACTTCTCATATGGGTTTGATTTGGGTGTACCAtgctaattatttatttttatttttttcacctcttcaatttcttttaaactaATATTTTCTTATTGTTGAATGTTAACGCATAATGGAGATTTATAATCGAATTTACTGCACATGTGGCATGAGCTTATTAAGTGTTGGGTCCCACATACGACCTATGGGTTTCAAAGAATAAGAGAGAGTCCACAAGTTAAAGTGGaacgaattttgagtttcaagaaGTAAAGCGGTGACTTTTAAGTTACAGGAGCAAAGTGAGATCAAAATCAAGCTTTAGGGAGCGTGGGTAAAAATATATGGAAACCCTTAACAATTGGAGTAATGCGTAGGCGCGTTGGGAATTGCGTTTGAAAGAGTTGAAAGTGCTtctgataaataaaaaattcttttGATCATACGTAGGCGAGAATAACTACAGAAAGCACTTTTAAATGCTTTTGTAAAAAGCACTTGGATCTGTTTGTGTAAAATTTGGCTAAaagtatttttattataaacttGTTGCAATTTGAAAATGCTACATAAAAGCATTTGACATACACTTTTTCAAAAAACGCTTCTGCATTTCTAAATTTTGCTGTCAAATTTAGATAGAAGCGCTTTTATCTGGTAaaagattattttatttatttcagaAGCAAGCACAGAcgcaaacatgtttataaacagaagcacttttttttatagaaacatTCTCAAACGAGCTTGGTTGGACTATTGGAGGCAGTGTCATCATTTTCAGTTGAGGCCCATGTTTCCAAGGCCAATTTGCCGATCAATATGGACTAGGCCATAACCAATACAGACTCTTTTTAATGACTTCTGTCTTCTAGTTGGCAGATTAACACGTAAAATTTCCTTCTTGAGCCCAAACACACACAGCCGAAGGAGTCCAAGAACTTATGGGAACCCAACTTTTGGAAGAATTTGAACTCTGAAATATGTCAGTTACTGTTTCCTCCGCAGAAAATGATAGAAACCCATGCCTATGCCTTCCACGTTTTACATTCATTCAGCCTCCTTCCTCCCACAAGATCCGAAACGCTCTCTCCCTCCCCCTCCGTTACAAACGATGCCAACCAAATCAACTGAGAAACTGTTGGAGCGGAAAATTTCGGTTCCTCCAATCCTCTAACAAGTAAATCTTATAATCATGTTGAGAAGCTTTAGATATCATCTTCGCTCACTATCAATAAGAGAGGAGGAAGACCTGCAAGAAAACACTCCGACGCTCAAGTTAGTCATGGTTCAAGATGCTTGTAAAATATAAAACGATCTCATACCTCTCTCCCCCATGTTGATGGGATTATTGCCCTTTTATAGGCATTCAAGTCTTGGGCTCCAAGTTCCACTCACCTTCTATTTCTCCATGTTCAATGGAGTGGGTTTTATGTTGCTTGATTGTAGCTCCACTCCTCATGTTTGGTGTGCTAATGACTTATTTAGTGGAGGAGTCATTTTGGGCTCCCACAAAAGCCTCAATGCGTTTCTTCCACTACTCGATTGATGCCTTCAAAATTCGGGTAAGGGAATTGTTCTGCTTGATGCCAACTGTGTTCTGGTAAAAGCCTGAGCGTCGAATACATGCATGTTGTTTTGTTCATTCATTCAGATGAGTCATAGACAAAATTGCTTCTAGAATTTATACGAAATGAATGAAGCATGTGCCCTCTTATCAACTTGGCCAAGTGATTCTTTTCGTTGTTATCAAGTGATCCTTTGGACACGAGTGAAGGAAGCATGCATACTGCTTTAGTCAACTGGCTTATCTCGTGTCTGGTTAATAGTTTACAGTTGATTAGATACATTATTAGTGAGCAATTATTGTTCTACTTGGACAATTGCATCCCAGAGTTCTCTTGGAAACGTTTATGTTAATTCCATGATATGTAGTACTGCCAAATTGCAACCACTTCTCCTTTTGTACGACTTGCAACTAAAGTGAATCGACAGGGGTTGACACCAAAGGAAAATGATCTTCGCTGAATCCTTTTTATAGGAATTCTAGAAATCCCTCGATCGTGCAATCAATTTTCGTTaactattatttatatttaattttaaatcttaattttaaaataatttatgactaCACAATGTACGATAAATGGTGAAATGATCATGAGCACGAAATCTTTAAGATTCCCAATAAATTGATCCAGCGACGATCCTTTTCCGACaccaaaagcaaaacaaagagaatccaCTGGAAAGTGACCGACAATAtattgaattattttttaactCATCCATCATCATTGAATTCTTGGTTTTCATTTTAGTTGCAGGAGTGGCTGTGGTGTAGTTAAAGTGGAGCTTCTGCATTAGCTTCGTTTGGAAGCAATCGATAGTGGTAGGATTCGTttggaagtatttttaaaaggctgaaagagtttttgatgaaaatgcttttgaaatcaATTCTTGATAAACTGGCAAGTGAATTTTGAAAAAGCATTTTCTTGCTTCATGCAAGAAACACATAACTACTGTTTCTCGTAGGAAGTATCTTAAATGCTTTTGGGCCTTGTTAGGGAAAAAGAACTTCGTTCCCCGTGTTTAGTATCTCAAACCAATCACAGCATCAGAAGTGTAGGTTAGTTTCTCCGCCATTAAGGGATGGGGAGGGAGAGTGAGTTGTGACTTGTGAGAGACACAAATTTAAATCATTGGATTAAGAGACAGAGATCTACATCTGAAAGTTTGGACACTAAATTCCTCTAGTAACAAATATACAGAGAGCCAAATTTATGGAGTATAAGAAAAACCAGAACCACAGAAAATGGAAAACGAATTCGAGGACAACAGAATTCGAGAAAGAACATACTGATAATAAATCCCTATTGTAGTAAACCCCATTTATTTCTGATGACCTGAATGGCAGATTAAAAGGGGTTGAAAACATTTTCTAAGTACAGAAAAGAATGTACAAGATATAGCAAACCCATCGGAGACGACCATATCAAAACACATCCACACACAAACAATACATGGTATATGGCGGCTTACTCAAACGATTCCCAATTAAACCTAGGGTAGGGAGATTGATTGGCGGCCTTGGATGTCGAAGAGGCTGGGATCAATGCCGGGGCAGAATCGAATGTCTCCCACTGTGTGGTCACAACTACCGGCCCTGATGCCGACTGCCCTGACGGTTGTTCTTGCTGTTGCAGTTGCTGATTATGCGTAGGTGAATAGCCAACTGAACGCCTTGGTTGATGCTCTTGAATCGGTGCTAGTCTATGTCCATTCCCATTGGAATGACCATTTGAATGCCTCTGCTGAACTTGCTTTGGAATCTGACTTCCGTTGCTGCTAGGCAAGGAGTTTTTAACTTTCAATACATCTAGAGTTTCGACATACTTCTGCACGCGTTTTACCTTCAAAACAAATTTGTGATCGCATTTTAAAGTTGTGCTTCAAATTGTGGAGCAAAATCCATGGAATGTGATCACTAACATGACTAGTAATCGAAATTACCTGCATTTTCCTCTGTAGTTTCACATCACCGTCTCCCATGATTCCGTCTAATTTAAGCAACTGGTTCATCAACTGATCAATCAGAACAAGCACATCTTGCTCTGCAACTTTTTTACCTTTACTGATAATTGATTCAAGAGCCGACACCTAGAGTTCCCAAAGCCAAATTTCAATTTCCAAAACACAAAATTCTAAATTACACAAAATCTTTGCATACACTTCTTTAACAATACCTGGCCAGCAAGCCTGTCTACTTCCAAGCTGATTTCGGAGATGGACTTCGAAGCCTTTTCCATCTTGGCATTGCGTCGCATCTCAAGGTATCGCTTTTCTTGGCTAATAGGGTCCTCAACTAACACCATCTTCGACCGGTCCTTCACCCCAGACATGTCGAGAAAAGCCTTCGAGTCCCTCTCCTTGTCTTTGAATATCAATTTCTGATCTTGATGGTGCAAACCAGTCGGTCCAACCAACATTTTCTTCAAATCCCCTGCACAACAAAAATTACACAATTTTACACACCATAAGTAATTAACAACCACTCAAACATAAATTTCTcaattccaattccaattccaaagTGTAATTTGAATGATGCTAAAAATACCATTTTAGAAGCGCAAATTGAGAATAAAATTTACCAAAAGAAGATTGAGCGCTGATGCTGATTTCATGGTAAATTGACCCATATTTGACCCGAACCCGAATTGTCGGTGGAGGCACCGAGTTCCGATCAGAGTCCGGATTCCGTTTCTGAACCAGCATTCCTCCCGGTCTGAGCTCCCACTCTCCCTGCCCCGAGTCAGCTCCGCCGCCGCCTGACCTTCCATTCAACTCGGCCAGTGACACCCCTGTAGTCTTCGTCTTCATCCTCATCATTTTTACTCTCTAATTTTCCACGAAAGATCTCTCAGATTTTTATCTGCTTCACAAAATTAGAAACAACCCAATTGAGAGAAAGGCTTGTAGAACAAAACCCTTGTTTCAGAATTCTCAGGCTCTGACCCCAGAAGCGTCACACCAACCGCTGAAAAGCCACAGCTTTAATGGCGTCTTGAGAAAGAAATAAACCCAACAAGTCATTCACCTCTAAAGTTCAAGCCTTGCGCTAGAAGATAGAAACAAGGAAAGGTTTACTGAACCGGGTCCGACACAGAACCCACCAGGACCCGGATCTTCGGCCAAAAAATGCAGACTAAACTCAAACACAGGAGAAATTTCTcccggaaaaaaaaaacagtaattTTCCCGAGAAAACAAAATGAACCAAGTAAGCTGAACCCCGAGATTTCCCAAAGTGGTGCCGGGAAAATCAATGCGAAATCAGAACCTAACAATCTGATAATTTTggttctcctttttttttctccttgttcTGGAGAACTcgcggaggaggaagaggaagaggaagaggaggaaaaataaataaaaaaataaaaagagtaaaAGAAACAAGTGGGAAGCCAGCTAGCCTACTGAGCTGTTGGAATTGGAACCACATTATTCTACATCTGCATGTATATATGATCAAATCATAGGCACATATAATTATGCgtaaataataatttacttaatttattttacaaaaataaatgtAAGAAAATAAATACGAAAAAAGAAAGTGAAAAAAGCCGCCAAAGTTCCTGTAAAAATAAAACACGGCAACGAAATTTGGGTCGTACAGCGAACTGGGTTGTGTTCCTGTACCTGCGCACTTCGGATAAAAAAATAGTCGTACCTTGTTTTATGTTTCGACACGTGTCTGGATCGGGGTACTTTGGGAATTAAATGGCGACGTAATCATTGTGTTGCTAATTACGGTGGGTTTGAGGTCAACAAGTAGAAGATTAACTTGGAGGGTCGGCGCTAACTTTGGGGTTAAACCGTGGGTGGGTAGTAATTAAGGGTTGCAGCACACGTGTTTCAACCTTtacgtttatttatttttgtatttttggttgTGGAATTATGAAAGggaattattattagcattCTAAAAATCATATTCTACACTtcgtgtatttttctttctaattatagaaagtttagaatgtcaaataagatttttagaatgctaataacaattcccctttgaaatatgtttttgtttttctgaacTAACGTTTTATGAGATTAAACAGGACTTGCACGAACTAAGAACGTCGTTGACACGGTGCTAACAATCTTGTTGGTCACCGTAGGATTGCTAACGAGCCCTCAAATCCCACCTTCTCCTTCCCCTTCGCACATCAGCGGCATTTGTGGCTCCCATTCTCCAATCACCAAATTAGTCAATTTTTGAGTTGGACCAGAATCTAAACGAATTTTTTTCTCTGTCTCCGACGTCTTCGTGTTTCTACCACCCGCCAACATAGAGGAAATCGTGCAGCTTTACGATATAGTATTTTTGGAGCTCGTGTTCAAATCGAAGCTCATCGTTACCTATCTCACTATCATCGCAAAATGGGTATTTGTATTTTGGGTTTCAATTTCTCTACAACTCAGGTGTGATTTGCTTTAGAAAGCCATGAGTTTTTTAATCATCTTCAGATTGTTAATGTAATGGATTAGAATTCCTCTAATTAAGCCACAAAAACCCCTTTCCTTTTCATAGGTGGTTGTGATTTGTGTGAGAGAGAAGTGATCGTGGTGGCTGGCAGGGGGAGGGATTGAGGttttttaatatgtttttaaaggtaaaataatttaaaaaggaaaaataaatagtaatttgTGACTTTGTTCGACAATGCATCAAATATTGCATAATTTTTATATTGATGAGTCCAAACTAAGTCAGTTCAGTTTAATTTATATAGCTAGTCCAGTATAAGATAGTTTATCCGAACAAACGGAAGTTTAGGGTACTAGTTTACGATTTTCGGAGTATAGATTGCTTTCATAGCACTATAACTAGCTTGGATCATGCTCATTTCATAACTAGGTTGGGTCATGCTCCTAATTATGGTATCAATCAAGATATATAACCTTAGCATGCATTTTCCACAACACGTAAATTACCTTTTACatctccatatttttttttccatgaatgaaaaatccgtgtgccttcgcccatgagcggtaggtctcgggttcgaaacTTGGGAGCAgcttctccataaatgggggtaaggctagccgacattcacctctcccagaccctgcgtaaagcgggagccttgtgcactgggtacaacctttttaatgaaaaatccgTGTGAAGTAGGATGTGTAAATATTGATATTGGTTCCTTTGTCATATTTTACTTGGATTTCAACCCAGACGTGATTTTAGGTTATTAAACAAAGATTTCGGGGCATTTCTTGGAAAAATCTTTAGTTGATTACAAATATAATTTAATTGTTGCTAGTGTTATTTGAGTTAACTAGTTTTAAGCAGAGTAAAAGCTAAAACAAATTCATATGAGAACTTGTGAGAACAACTCAAATACACATGACTAATTACGCAAATAGAGAAACCCAGAGTgatatataatttcatatataATAGTCTTTGGGCATCTCTTTtgccatttttaattttgaaaccaATAAAACACCTAATTCCACATAACTTTAGAAGAAAATGAACAAGAATAATCACCATAAAATAATAAACCGGACCAGGTCAAAgtctttttctaaatttttcttCTAGAAGTTGGATATTAAATGTTGTATATTTCTTTTAACAACGATACTATATATATCAAGAGAGTGAAAATGAGATGAGTCTCATTATGGGCCA
This region of Malus domestica chromosome 07, GDT2T_hap1 genomic DNA includes:
- the LOC103440111 gene encoding uncharacterized protein is translated as MTSFVGNLFTFIFLSLLIFSFRMVVENGTHLLTSFVDRDLFLKSFLSCLDLVGVGNTNHRSLRCPAKSPSPFSLRHRHRLFLHLTHVGTLDDDFFSGLGFLKLCASASHSRLRNTISDDRARGRDGNGESNEGEEKGGDEEMDDRVVDLQFLINGLELGCRDVVALFFLLKV
- the LOC103439719 gene encoding BAG family molecular chaperone regulator 1-like; protein product: MMRMKTKTTGVSLAELNGRSGGGGADSGQGEWELRPGGMLVQKRNPDSDRNSVPPPTIRVRVKYGSIYHEISISAQSSFGDLKKMLVGPTGLHHQDQKLIFKDKERDSKAFLDMSGVKDRSKMVLVEDPISQEKRYLEMRRNAKMEKASKSISEISLEVDRLAGQVSALESIISKGKKVAEQDVLVLIDQLMNQLLKLDGIMGDGDVKLQRKMQVKRVQKYVETLDVLKVKNSLPSSNGSQIPKQVQQRHSNGHSNGNGHRLAPIQEHQPRRSVGYSPTHNQQLQQQEQPSGQSASGPVVVTTQWETFDSAPALIPASSTSKAANQSPYPRFNWESFE